In Streptomyces sp. NBC_01439, the following are encoded in one genomic region:
- a CDS encoding aspartate aminotransferase family protein has product METKDVTEHIYYPVSDYKMARGEGVYLYDEDGKSYLDCASATFNLSLGYSHPAVVAAMKDQLDKVVHITSSYQSDPVNGLVQRLVEVSPDNLTKVHPKVSGGSAANEGAIKMAQMATGKSEVITLFRSHVGQTMMMTSMSGNAFRREPFPNLFPGSLQVPDPYCFRCFYGQKEGSCGMMCVDRLEDFVDYASSGRVAALLIEPISGNGGNIVPPDGYMQKLRAFCDEQNIALIFDEIQTGIGRTGHMFAAQYFDVEPDAITTAKGLGGSGAQVAAIITNERLAGLPANHHSFTYGANLLAAAAANATLDIVRQPAFLANVTRTGDYIMQRLDDMKRRYPQIVDVRGVGLMIGFEIAEADGKPAVKLTNHLATKAMDHGLILRTSRYGYGNVLKIRPPLILTMDQAEEICDKLENLFLAELAR; this is encoded by the coding sequence ATGGAAACCAAGGACGTTACCGAGCACATCTATTACCCCGTCAGCGACTACAAGATGGCGCGGGGCGAGGGTGTCTACCTCTACGACGAGGACGGCAAGAGCTACCTCGACTGCGCGTCGGCGACCTTCAACCTGAGCCTGGGATACTCCCACCCGGCCGTCGTCGCCGCGATGAAGGACCAGCTCGACAAGGTGGTCCACATCACCTCCTCCTACCAGAGCGATCCGGTCAACGGCCTGGTCCAGCGGTTAGTCGAGGTCTCCCCGGACAACCTGACGAAGGTCCATCCCAAGGTCTCCGGCGGCTCCGCCGCCAACGAGGGCGCCATCAAGATGGCCCAGATGGCCACCGGCAAGTCCGAGGTCATCACGCTGTTCCGCAGCCACGTGGGCCAGACGATGATGATGACGTCGATGTCCGGCAACGCGTTCCGTCGCGAGCCGTTCCCGAACCTCTTCCCCGGCAGCCTCCAGGTTCCCGACCCGTACTGCTTCCGCTGCTTCTACGGGCAGAAGGAGGGCTCCTGCGGGATGATGTGCGTGGACCGGCTGGAGGACTTCGTCGACTACGCCAGCTCCGGCCGGGTCGCCGCCTTACTCATCGAGCCGATCTCCGGAAACGGCGGCAACATCGTTCCGCCGGACGGCTACATGCAGAAACTGCGCGCCTTCTGCGACGAGCAGAACATCGCCCTCATATTCGACGAGATCCAGACGGGCATCGGCCGTACCGGCCACATGTTCGCCGCCCAGTACTTCGACGTCGAACCCGATGCCATCACCACGGCCAAGGGCCTCGGCGGATCGGGTGCGCAGGTCGCCGCCATCATCACCAACGAGCGGCTCGCCGGCCTCCCCGCGAACCACCACTCCTTCACCTACGGCGCCAACCTGCTGGCCGCCGCTGCGGCCAACGCCACCCTCGACATCGTGCGGCAGCCCGCGTTCCTGGCGAACGTCACCCGCACCGGCGACTACATCATGCAGCGCCTCGACGACATGAAGCGCCGCTACCCGCAGATCGTCGACGTCCGCGGCGTCGGACTGATGATCGGCTTCGAGATCGCCGAAGCCGACGGCAAGCCCGCCGTGAAGCTCACCAACCACCTGGCCACCAAGGCCATGGACCACGGCCTGATCCTGCGCACCTCGCGCTACG